A single Crateriforma conspicua DNA region contains:
- a CDS encoding RNA polymerase sigma factor, which produces MTDESAHNLADDRVSDEALIARYRQTGDRTLFETLIRRYEREIYSYLRRYIGNAEMAEDAFQGTFLQVHLKCEQFDSSRRFRPWLYAIATNQAIDVQRRNKRHRMVSLDRPIGDDDDSRPGTWSEKLVGGLTDPLAAASREENGRWVHEAVQSLGTPMQQVIQLVYYQGLKYREAAEILGIPVGTVKSRIHAAVNRLGLIWNESHEQSLEAAE; this is translated from the coding sequence ATGACCGACGAATCCGCCCACAATTTGGCCGATGACCGAGTCTCCGATGAGGCTCTGATCGCACGTTACCGCCAGACCGGTGATCGCACGCTGTTTGAAACGCTGATCCGCCGCTACGAGCGGGAGATCTACAGCTACCTGCGTCGCTACATCGGGAATGCTGAAATGGCCGAGGACGCGTTCCAGGGCACTTTCTTGCAGGTACACCTGAAATGCGAACAGTTCGACTCGTCCCGTCGCTTTCGGCCTTGGTTGTACGCCATCGCGACGAACCAGGCGATCGACGTCCAGCGGCGAAACAAGCGACATCGGATGGTCAGCTTGGACCGCCCCATCGGTGATGATGATGACAGCCGACCGGGAACTTGGTCGGAAAAACTAGTCGGCGGACTGACGGATCCGCTGGCCGCGGCATCGCGTGAAGAGAATGGCCGTTGGGTTCACGAAGCGGTGCAGTCGCTCGGGACGCCGATGCAACAGGTCATTCAACTGGTGTACTACCAGGGGCTGAAATACCGTGAAGCGGCCGAAATTCTGGGCATTCCTGTCGGCACCGTGAAAAGCCGAATTCACGCCGCGGTCAACCGCCTGGGCTTGATCTGGAACGAGTCGCACGAACAGTCGCTGGAAGCAGCGGAATAG
- a CDS encoding RimK family alpha-L-glutamate ligase: MKLAILSCSPNCYSTRRLLEASQQRGYKTRVLNTLKFAIDLQQGDPDLYYRSKPLSDYDAVLPRIGASITYFGTAVVRQFEQMDVFTANTSTGIVNSRDKLRSLQILSRHQIGIPQTTFVRDRKDILPAIDRVGGAPVIIKLLEGTQGVGVILAESVKVAEAIIETLQSTQQNVLVQQFIGESRGRDIRAFVIGDRVVAAMRRKAQGNEFRSNVHRGGTTEMVELPADYAETAVRCAQIMGLRVAGVDMLEGADGPQVMEVNSSPGLEGIETCTQLDIAGAIIEYMAAQVDFPELDLRQRLTVSRGYGVTEILIREGSELVGKSIDSSGLPELDINVLTLYRGTTVIPNPRLKRTLEPNDRLLCFGKMEAMRGMVPEKTRRRRRPKIQKLPESSVPPTQESEPDDT; this comes from the coding sequence ATGAAACTGGCCATCCTGTCATGCAGTCCCAACTGTTACAGCACCCGGCGACTCTTGGAAGCATCCCAGCAACGGGGTTACAAGACACGCGTCTTGAACACGTTGAAATTCGCGATCGATCTGCAACAGGGTGATCCCGACCTGTACTATCGCAGCAAACCGCTCAGCGACTATGACGCCGTGTTGCCGCGAATCGGCGCTTCGATCACTTACTTTGGAACCGCGGTGGTTCGCCAGTTCGAACAGATGGACGTGTTCACCGCCAATACGTCCACCGGGATCGTCAATTCACGCGACAAGCTGCGCAGCCTTCAAATCCTTAGCCGACATCAAATCGGCATTCCGCAAACGACCTTCGTTCGCGATCGAAAGGACATCCTGCCGGCAATTGATCGGGTCGGCGGCGCACCGGTGATCATCAAGTTGCTGGAAGGCACCCAAGGCGTCGGCGTGATCCTGGCCGAATCCGTCAAAGTCGCCGAGGCGATCATCGAAACCTTGCAGAGCACCCAACAGAACGTTTTGGTGCAACAATTCATCGGTGAAAGCCGTGGTCGCGATATCCGTGCATTCGTGATCGGCGACCGCGTGGTGGCCGCGATGCGACGCAAAGCCCAAGGCAACGAGTTTCGCAGCAACGTGCATCGCGGCGGCACGACGGAAATGGTCGAACTGCCTGCCGACTATGCCGAAACCGCCGTGCGATGTGCCCAAATCATGGGGCTGCGTGTCGCCGGCGTTGACATGCTTGAAGGTGCCGATGGTCCTCAGGTGATGGAAGTGAATTCGTCCCCCGGATTGGAGGGCATCGAAACTTGTACTCAGCTGGACATTGCCGGTGCCATCATCGAATACATGGCGGCCCAAGTTGACTTTCCCGAACTGGATCTGCGGCAACGTCTGACGGTCAGCCGTGGATACGGGGTCACGGAAATCCTCATACGCGAAGGCAGTGAATTGGTCGGAAAGTCCATCGACAGTTCCGGCTTGCCCGAGTTGGACATCAACGTGCTAACGCTTTATCGGGGAACCACCGTGATTCCCAATCCACGATTGAAGCGGACGTTGGAGCCCAATGATCGCTTGCTGTGCTTCGGCAAGATGGAAGCGATGCGGGGAATGGTGCCTGAAAAGACCCGCCGTCGTCGTCGCCCCAAGATTCAAAAATTACCCGAATCCTCGGTGCCACCGACGCAGGAAAGCGAACCGGACGACACCTGA
- a CDS encoding GHMP family kinase ATP-binding protein, with amino-acid sequence MSPPKDPPPHGRTSEVQTAAIQTGARLHFGLLDTAAPFGGCGVMIEDGGVEITITPDSKFSVTGIDDSTSVHRLARHWQQFVDAPSIPSCRLHVSRHPRRHCGLGSGTQMALAVCEALFCAAGQSPPKPQQLVRIANRGHRSAIGCHGYFHGGFLCEESLESPDLLTTSESDRVLRPLAMRCDLPSHWRVVILIPKAETSLVHGRQEKQLFATINRATPEQRERLTRWLREEIVPRAKAGDFNGFTRAVARYNYHSGELFAQVQGGPYRGPVVAKTIERAKSLDGHGVGQSSWGPGVFAWFENQSAASDFARQIPTAEFDVIITRVRNQPRTVQSLESGNSPPPENTTGTKTTPAMK; translated from the coding sequence ATGAGTCCGCCAAAGGATCCTCCGCCGCACGGCCGAACAAGCGAGGTACAAACCGCGGCCATTCAAACCGGTGCACGTTTGCACTTCGGATTGCTGGATACGGCGGCACCATTCGGCGGTTGTGGTGTGATGATCGAAGACGGTGGCGTCGAAATCACCATCACGCCAGACAGCAAGTTCAGCGTCACCGGAATCGATGACAGCACGTCCGTCCATCGCTTGGCCCGTCATTGGCAACAGTTCGTCGATGCACCAAGCATCCCATCGTGCCGGCTGCACGTGTCACGGCACCCGCGACGCCATTGTGGCTTGGGCAGCGGCACCCAAATGGCGTTGGCAGTCTGCGAAGCTCTATTTTGTGCCGCCGGCCAGTCGCCACCCAAACCGCAGCAGTTGGTTCGAATTGCCAATCGAGGCCACCGTTCAGCGATCGGCTGTCACGGCTACTTTCACGGTGGGTTTCTATGCGAAGAATCACTTGAAAGTCCCGATTTACTGACGACGTCCGAATCGGACCGGGTGCTTCGCCCGCTGGCGATGCGATGTGACTTACCGAGTCACTGGCGGGTGGTGATCTTGATTCCGAAAGCAGAAACCTCGCTTGTCCATGGTCGGCAAGAAAAACAGTTGTTCGCCACGATCAATCGCGCGACACCGGAGCAACGAGAACGTTTGACCCGGTGGCTACGTGAAGAAATCGTCCCCCGCGCGAAAGCTGGCGACTTCAACGGCTTCACCCGAGCGGTGGCTCGTTACAACTATCACAGCGGTGAATTGTTCGCACAGGTCCAAGGCGGACCGTACCGCGGCCCGGTCGTCGCGAAAACCATTGAACGAGCCAAGTCACTGGATGGACATGGTGTGGGTCAAAGCAGCTGGGGTCCCGGCGTGTTCGCATGGTTTGAAAACCAGTCCGCGGCAAGTGATTTTGCCCGCCAAATTCCCACCGCCGAATTCGACGTCATCATCACTCGCGTACGCAACCAACCACGGACCGTTCAATCATTGGAAAGCGGCAATTCACCGCCGCCTGAAAATACGACAGGCACGAAGACCACGCCTGCGATGAAATGA
- a CDS encoding ATP-dependent zinc protease family protein — protein sequence MTTDSSGQPPTPGPAPTTPLFVCGWREWASLPQLNVPRIKVKIDTGARSSALHAFDLETFREQGKEFVRFAIHPHQHRDSQPIVATAPILEHRMIRSSNGEASERIVIRTALRLMGEEFPVDLTLANRDAMGFRMLVGREALRGRFLVDSNQSFLGGRLRRSTAKGPSTRRPSS from the coding sequence ATGACGACCGATTCCTCCGGCCAGCCTCCCACGCCAGGCCCCGCCCCCACCACGCCTCTTTTTGTTTGTGGGTGGCGTGAATGGGCCAGTCTTCCGCAGCTGAACGTTCCACGAATCAAGGTCAAGATCGACACGGGAGCACGCAGCAGTGCGCTCCACGCGTTTGATTTGGAAACGTTTCGCGAACAAGGCAAGGAGTTCGTCCGGTTTGCGATTCACCCGCATCAACATCGGGATTCCCAACCGATCGTTGCCACCGCACCCATCTTGGAACACCGAATGATTCGCAGTAGCAATGGCGAAGCCAGCGAGCGAATCGTGATCCGTACGGCGCTGAGGCTGATGGGCGAAGAGTTTCCGGTCGACCTAACACTTGCCAATCGTGACGCGATGGGTTTCCGCATGCTGGTCGGACGCGAAGCCTTACGTGGCAGATTTCTGGTGGATTCAAACCAATCGTTTTTAGGCGGGCGATTGCGCCGTAGCACCGCCAAGGGCCCGTCCACGCGACGCCCATCCAGCTAG